One genomic segment of Eikenella corrodens includes these proteins:
- a CDS encoding polyamine aminopropyltransferase: MARHPYRRLRSARFALPEVGISEHGNIRSLHLGSETVQSSMNVDYPAELVLSYSRAMMAWLLFAENVRHITQIGLGGGSFVRWIDAHLPEVAQTAVEINPQVISVARGLFELPFEGEKFEIIEADGAEYIKTLRGGTDILLVDGFDGVQIIDALVAEPFFADCRTALSDNGIFVTNWWSGDKRYPLFLQRLAQVFEQRVLCVPAETHGNVAVLAFQNQAPQPLAALQKKAAKLGEQYGLDFKTMLHQAHVPPDSTWQWLR; this comes from the coding sequence AACATGGCAACATCCGCTCGCTGCATTTGGGCAGCGAAACGGTGCAAAGCTCGATGAATGTGGATTATCCCGCCGAGCTAGTGCTTTCCTACAGCCGCGCCATGATGGCCTGGCTCTTGTTTGCCGAAAACGTGCGCCACATCACGCAAATCGGGCTGGGCGGCGGCTCGTTTGTACGCTGGATCGATGCCCACCTGCCCGAGGTGGCGCAAACGGCGGTGGAAATCAACCCGCAGGTAATCAGCGTGGCGCGCGGCCTGTTTGAATTGCCGTTTGAAGGCGAGAAATTTGAAATCATCGAGGCCGACGGCGCGGAATACATCAAAACCCTGCGCGGCGGCACGGATATTTTGCTGGTGGACGGCTTCGATGGCGTGCAGATTATCGATGCCCTGGTGGCCGAGCCGTTTTTTGCCGACTGCCGCACCGCCCTGAGCGACAACGGCATTTTCGTCACCAATTGGTGGAGCGGCGACAAACGCTATCCGCTTTTCCTGCAACGGCTCGCGCAGGTGTTTGAACAGCGCGTGTTGTGCGTGCCCGCCGAAACCCACGGTAACGTGGCCGTGCTCGCCTTCCAAAACCAAGCGCCCCAGCCGCTGGCGGCACTGCAGAAAAAAGCCGCCAAGCTGGGCGAGCAATACGGCCTGGACTTCAAAACCATGCTGCACCAGGCGCACGTGCCGCCGGACAGCACTTGGCAGTGGCTACGTTGA
- a CDS encoding NAD(P)-dependent oxidoreductase: MKFAVIGATGYVGNAVVRELAERGHEVSAFARNTDKVLAAPNVKAVQADVHAADFAAQLAGFDAVVSAFNSGWTNPNIGRDFTAGYAAILAAAKAAKVPYLLAVGGAGSLFVAPGVQLIDTPEFPKEIFDGANAARNLLRDLQTQHADVNWAMISPPACLGADGGFNEERTGQYRLGSDELLMVGDAPAGISVADLAIAIADDVEKKAHLHQRFTAAAV; the protein is encoded by the coding sequence ATGAAATTCGCTGTAATTGGTGCCACCGGATATGTGGGCAACGCTGTGGTGCGCGAGCTGGCAGAACGCGGGCATGAAGTAAGCGCCTTTGCGCGCAACACGGATAAGGTGTTGGCTGCGCCAAATGTGAAAGCCGTGCAGGCCGATGTACATGCAGCCGATTTTGCCGCGCAACTGGCCGGCTTCGATGCGGTGGTGAGCGCATTCAACTCGGGCTGGACCAATCCGAACATCGGCCGTGATTTCACCGCCGGCTACGCAGCCATCCTAGCGGCAGCCAAAGCGGCGAAAGTGCCCTATCTTTTGGCCGTGGGCGGCGCGGGCAGCCTGTTTGTGGCGCCCGGCGTGCAGCTGATTGATACGCCCGAATTCCCGAAAGAAATTTTCGATGGCGCCAACGCCGCACGCAATCTGCTGCGCGACTTGCAAACCCAACATGCCGATGTGAACTGGGCGATGATTTCCCCGCCCGCCTGCCTCGGTGCCGATGGCGGTTTCAACGAAGAACGCACCGGCCAATACCGCCTGGGCAGCGACGAACTCCTGATGGTGGGCGATGCGCCGGCCGGCATCAGCGTGGCAGATTTGGCCATTGCGATTGCCGATGATGTGGAGAAGAAAGCCCATCTGCACCAACGCTTCACCGCAGCAGCCGTGTAA
- a CDS encoding DUF2251 domain-containing protein, producing the protein MTQKTLYLGREPEQFTPGQELVLESFFEQSPYGVVFEDDCGTGYFYAMHQEEGILDALHIYNVEDVADRHIPSGISILWSEDLGLAALDINGYIHAVFDFTAHAGYCRNAFPEADGDWLREPNRLLSDELLDQLLGA; encoded by the coding sequence ATGACACAAAAAACCCTGTATTTGGGCCGCGAACCCGAGCAATTCACCCCCGGCCAAGAGTTGGTGTTGGAATCTTTTTTCGAACAAAGCCCCTACGGCGTGGTGTTTGAAGACGATTGCGGCACCGGTTATTTCTATGCCATGCATCAAGAGGAAGGTATCCTCGATGCGCTGCATATTTATAACGTGGAAGACGTGGCCGACCGCCATATCCCATCCGGAATCAGTATTCTATGGAGCGAAGACCTCGGCCTGGCCGCGCTTGATATCAACGGCTACATCCACGCCGTGTTCGACTTTACCGCCCACGCCGGCTATTGCCGCAATGCTTTCCCCGAGGCCGACGGTGACTGGCTGCGTGAGCCAAACCGCCTGCTGAGCGATGAGCTGCTTGACCAACTGCTGGGCGCATAA